The Tenacibaculum jejuense genome includes a window with the following:
- a CDS encoding protein-disulfide reductase DsbD family protein — MKRVFTLFLFILGFSLVSFAQDDPLEVETSVKKISDTEYDLIFNIFIEDDWHLYSQYNPKDASLPMTIKPSVGDEGYTLVGKAVESETITEYSEIWGVDEIFFAEEAILTQRIKVDDPSITQVSLNIDAQVCKEFCLPYDNDFTFSLNGGKIVETVATVDVKSQKLTNSLNLDLKNKELLNANVDGSTEEDKGNLFNIFLLGFLGGLIAFLTPCVFPLIPLTVSFFTKQSEKKAKGVTNSILYGFFIVAIYVALSLPFHFADSLDPEILNTISTNMWLNIFFFIVLVFFAGSFFGFYSITLPSSWGNKTDSASGIGGIIGIFFMAVTLAIVSFSCTGPILGSLLAGSLTSDGGPMQLTAGMGGFGLALALPFAFFALFPKLLSSLPKSGFWMKAITVMLGFIELALAFKFLSNADLVGQWNFLKREIFIGIWILITVLAALFMFGVIKFPGGEKVRRVSGMRIVLGLAVLGFAVYMAPGVTQKPVWNQNLLSGFAPPQFYSVYELQDNKCPLALNCFKDFDEGMAYAKSVNKPVLLDFTGWACVNCRKMEENVWSENNIYNTLKDDYVLISLYVDDNENTLPAEEQFDFVKPNGKIKKIRTYGEKWATLQTVNFKNASQPYYVQLSPDMEVLNTPQQYTDKLSYYNWLKTGLKKFKE, encoded by the coding sequence ATGAAAAGAGTTTTTACCCTATTTTTATTTATTCTAGGATTTTCACTTGTGTCTTTTGCGCAAGATGATCCTCTAGAAGTAGAAACCTCTGTAAAAAAAATCTCAGATACTGAGTACGATTTAATTTTCAATATTTTTATTGAAGATGATTGGCATCTTTATTCACAGTACAATCCAAAAGATGCATCATTACCTATGACAATAAAACCGTCTGTAGGAGATGAAGGTTATACTTTAGTTGGAAAAGCTGTAGAGAGTGAAACAATAACTGAATACAGTGAAATATGGGGAGTAGATGAAATCTTCTTTGCAGAAGAAGCTATTCTTACACAACGTATTAAAGTAGATGATCCGTCAATAACACAAGTATCATTAAATATAGATGCACAGGTTTGTAAAGAGTTTTGTTTACCTTACGACAATGATTTTACATTTTCTTTAAATGGAGGTAAAATTGTTGAAACTGTGGCTACTGTTGATGTAAAAAGTCAAAAGTTAACAAACTCTTTAAATTTAGATCTTAAAAACAAAGAATTATTAAATGCAAATGTTGATGGAAGTACTGAAGAAGATAAAGGAAACTTATTCAATATTTTCTTGTTAGGTTTTTTAGGAGGTTTAATCGCTTTCTTAACACCATGTGTATTTCCATTAATACCACTAACTGTATCTTTCTTTACAAAACAATCTGAGAAAAAAGCTAAAGGAGTTACAAATTCAATCTTATATGGTTTCTTTATCGTTGCTATTTATGTAGCTTTAAGTTTACCATTCCATTTTGCAGATAGTTTAGATCCAGAAATTTTAAATACGATTTCTACAAATATGTGGTTAAACATATTTTTCTTTATCGTATTAGTATTTTTTGCTGGTTCTTTCTTTGGATTCTATTCAATAACATTACCAAGTTCTTGGGGAAATAAAACAGATAGTGCTTCTGGTATTGGAGGTATCATTGGTATTTTCTTCATGGCAGTAACTTTAGCGATTGTTTCTTTCTCGTGTACTGGTCCAATTTTAGGTTCTTTATTAGCTGGTTCATTAACTTCAGATGGAGGGCCAATGCAGTTAACAGCAGGTATGGGAGGATTTGGTTTAGCATTAGCTTTACCATTTGCATTCTTCGCACTTTTCCCAAAATTACTAAGTTCATTACCAAAGTCTGGTTTCTGGATGAAAGCTATTACAGTAATGTTAGGATTCATTGAATTAGCATTAGCATTTAAATTTTTATCGAATGCAGATTTAGTAGGACAATGGAATTTCTTAAAAAGAGAAATCTTTATCGGAATATGGATTTTAATTACAGTATTAGCAGCATTATTCATGTTTGGTGTAATTAAGTTCCCAGGAGGAGAAAAGGTAAGAAGAGTATCTGGAATGCGTATTGTATTAGGTTTAGCTGTTTTAGGTTTTGCTGTATACATGGCACCAGGAGTTACACAAAAGCCAGTTTGGAATCAAAATTTATTAAGTGGATTTGCACCACCTCAATTTTATAGTGTTTACGAATTACAAGATAATAAATGTCCTTTAGCGTTAAATTGTTTTAAAGATTTTGACGAAGGTATGGCTTATGCAAAGTCTGTAAATAAACCAGTATTGTTAGACTTTACAGGTTGGGCTTGTGTTAACTGTCGTAAAATGGAAGAGAACGTTTGGAGTGAAAATAATATTTACAATACATTAAAAGATGATTATGTTTTAATTTCTTTATATGTAGATGATAATGAAAACACGTTACCAGCAGAAGAACAATTTGATTTTGTTAAGCCAAATGGTAAAATCAAGAAGATTAGAACATACGGTGAAAAGTGGGCAACTTTACAAACTGTTAACTTTAAAAATG